The window tctgtccgtctgtccatgTATTATGTCTCTGtccatattagtgtgtctgtctgtccataTGTAGTGTCTCTGTCGTCTCTGTTTGTCATCCCATCCTCTGCACTTATTGACATGTGGACACGTCATCCTTTGCAATAACCCAGTAAACATCAGTGTGACGTCCATGATGTCGGCGTTCAGCTCACGCGGCCGTTTTGAGACGCGTCTCTTTGTGCACATTTGTCCTCACGGTCGTGAGCGTTGTCCTGTCCGGTGACGCGCGTGCTTCCCGCTTGCGCTGCAGGTGTGTTGCTGCTGGTCGGCCAGATAGCGGACGGCGTGTGTACCCCTCTCATCGGCTACGAGTCGGACCGGACGCCGGGCTGTGGCAACTACGGCAAGAGGAAGACGTGGCACCTCGTCGGTGAgacacctgcagacacacaaacgccccACGCGATGAGCGCAGCGGCCACACGGTCACGAGATGCCTCCCACTAGAAGTAAAGTCCATTCTCCCTGTGAGCTGCAGCTCTGACGCGCTCTGAGTTTCTGCTGATGGAGCGTATTTCCCGTCTCCATGCGAGGGTGCGTCATTCGACTTCTCGGAGCGCCGTGCTCGCTGCTTCTGCTTTAACTATTTGCTTTGGCTCACGCATGTCGCCGATGGCACAGATTCTCCCGTTGACCGACCGGTTCCTCCACTTCATCATGCGCTGAAACTGCGCGCGGCGGGCGCGTCGCTcttgaagctgttttttttttctgccgtgCGAGTCGATCAGAgaccggatgtgtgtgtgtgtgtgtgtgtgtgtgtgtgttcctgcgtTCCAGGTACACTGAGCGTGCTGCTGTCCTTCGCCTTCATCTTCAACCAGTGTCTGGGCTGCGGCGCCGGCACCCCGCAGTGGGCCAGTCTGACCTACTTCATCCCGTTCATCCTGGTCTTTCAGTTCGGCTGGGCCGCCACGCAGATCTCCCACCTGTCCCTCATCCCGGAGCTGGTCACCTGCGAGCACGCCAAGGTGGAGCTCACGGCGTACAGGTGCGTGTGTCGAGTCGCGCCGACGCCACGCGGCGGTCCGCTGGTGCTGACCGGGCGCTTTCTGCGTGTGCAGGTACGCGTTCACCGTGATCGCCAACATCACCGTGTACGCCGTGGCCTACCTGCTGTTCCACTTCCAGGCCGGACACGGCGGCGACGACGACGACCCGCTGAGCGCGGCGCTCGGACCACAAGATGTCCACATCTTCAGGGTAAGAGGGAGATCCAGTCAGCAGAGACGTGACGGTGCAatagggggcggggctacaggcgGGAGGACTATGCATCTTCTTCTTTGGTCGAACATTTAAGAACTATTGCACCTGGAGAGGGTTCTGCCGAGAGCCCAACATAAAGGGTCAAACATAAACCTCCTGTGAGAGGTTCTAAGCGGACTCCTCCCCCTTCAATGGCCCCTAAACCACCCAGACCACCCAGGGGTCCCGTACTGGACCAGTGGGTTTTACCGAGAACAATTTAATATccgaatcagaagccatttatttgACGCTTATGTCACACGGAGAGGAATTTGACTCGGTGcaatttgagaataaaataagattaaaaagcGAGTGGCTGAGTGaaggaacacccccccccccccccccccccccccttgacgGTGTTGTGTGGTCTTTGATCCCAGAATCTGGCGCTGATCGTTCTGGCCATCGGtgctctcttctccctcctcttccacctGGGGATCACCGAGAGGAGGCCTGCAGCCGACGGGGATGCTggagggcaggaggaggagggcaggaggaggaggatgaatgaggagaaggaggagaagggggaaggagagcagcagcatcagcagcatcagcagcagcagcagcagcagcagcagcagcagcaggagggggaggatagGGAGCCGAGGCTCAGCCTCTCCAGGCCCTCCTCGTCTCTCCTGCAGTGGAGATGCTGGCTGCAGCAGCCCTCGTTCTACCAGGTAGGACCGGTGGAGGCAGAGCTCCGCCCCGCCTCCTCTGTGCATCGGTTGTGATCACTGTGTGTCTCCGTAGGTGGCTTTGCTCTACATGTGCACCAGGCTAATAGTGAATCTGTCCCAGACCTACATCTCCATGTACCTCCTCAACACTCTGGAGCTGCCCAAGGtaacgcaccccccccccccctcccccccgcggtGCTCCTGCGCTCAGCTGCTCCGTGGGACTCATGTCCTCAGTTTGTCTCCCTCTCGCTGTCTCCCGTCAACAGAGGTTCATCGCTACGATCCCCTTAGTGATGTACGTGAGTGGCTTCCTGTCCTCCTTCATCATGAAGCCCGTCAGTAAGCTCATCGGAAAGTGTGTAAGTGACACCCCAACACGTGGGGACGAGACCTACTGCCATCAGCCTCACTCAGTTTACATCAGATCTGTTGAATCAAAGTAGAAAGTCTACACTAGCAGTTGGTTGTGTAAAGCGGAAACATTTAGAAAGATGATGTCACATCCCATCACAGACAGGGGAATTATGTTTGATCAGATCACACAGTCCTGATCACCTGTACGTTTGAACATGTAGTTAGCAAGTGTAAAAGGGTTCGCATGTTGAGGTAAAGCACTTGGAGGGTAATGTACGACACGGCGAGCCCTGTGACCAGAGGAGGGTTGGCGGACTGGTTctgtgctgctcctcctgcagcacttcCTCATCTTCCTGCAGCACTTCCTCATCGGACTCTTCAGTATCACAGCGTGGCGCCTGAGTGCTTAGTGAACGACCTCAGTGGGAGGTGTAAACCATGGTCTGCTTCTTGCTACCAGAAGTCATCTAAGGTTCCCCTTCCTatagacggacacacacacacacacacacacacacacacacaagcggacAGGGATCTGCGCCGCCCTCTCATCTCTGTCGTCTCTCTCCTGATTGGTGCAGCTCACCTACTTCGTGGGCCTCCTGCTGATTATGGCCTTCTCCTACTGGGTGCTTTTGGATGAGGACATGGGCAAGCGGGTGTTCGGGGCCGCTGTGCTGCTGGGGGCGGGGTCAGCCACCATCCTGGTCATATCACTCGCCATGACCGCCGAGCTCATCGGCGCCCAGACGGTAaggtgcgcgcgtgtgtgtgtgtgtgtgtgtgtgtgtgtgcggccttTCTCCATCACTATCTCAACCTCGTGCTTGTCTCCGCCCCCCTGCAGCAGAGCGGTGCGTTCGTGTACGGGGCGATGAGCTTCACCGACAAGGTGGCCAACGGCGGCGCCGTGATGATCATCCAGGCTCTGCATCCTTGCCAGTTAGTGCGCTCTCACACACGATGTATAAATGCTTCTTATAGGGTCCTCCAGAGGCCAAAGGGCCCCCGCGACAGCGAAGGGACACTCCACTGATTTTAAATGTCCTGAGTTTACTCGAGCTAATCAACTGCTAACTAAACGGCAGGACAAATAAATGGAATGCGGCCGCCTTACGTTCCTGCGACGAACCAGCGCAGCATCCCGTCGCTGCATAGAGCGCAGCTTTCCAGCTTCATCTCAGAGAATGTGCATCTGGGTCTGACGGcgtgtgttctctctctcagcaCTGTGGTGTGCTGTCCAGACTGCGTGTGGTTCTACCATTACATCATGGTCATAGTAACGGGGGGCGTGGCAGCCGTCGCAGCGTTGGCGCTCTGCTCCATCCTCATCTGGCCAATCAGGATCCGACCCCGTGAGTCTCACAGCTCTACCGATACATGCTGTAGCCATGCCTTTATGGCTCGGTTCAGGTTcatcacacgtgtgtgtgtgtgtgtgtgtgtgtgtctccaggtcaTCTGCCACTCATCTCTGAGGATCATCCTACGCTCaactaagcccctcccccctcctttgcTCTACAACTGGCGCCCCATAAGCACGCTCAGCTGGACAGGAAGAGCTCTGAAATTTGATTCTTCTTCAGTTTCCTCTCAGGGAGGGGGTCACCATCAGGCCGGATTTCCCATCATTTTACAACCAACCTCTTGCTCCGTGTGGTGACTTTTAAGGGCTGTGGTGGCTGTGAGGGTTCCTCGTCTCCTGTGAGCATCAGGGTTGGAGAACGATGAGCAAAGGGCTCGACCACTGCTGCTCCACCGACGCACACCGGAGCCTCAAAGGGAACCAGATGCATTCTGGGCATTCATCTCAAACTCGGGAGAAGTGCTgttcctcggggggggggtggaaggacTCAGGCCTCGCCGCGCTGACAGGAAGTTAGCGCACGGCAGCAGAAACCCCCCCGTGGGGTCAGCCGACTGAGAAGAGGTTTCGTTCGTCGGGATCCAGCCGGCTGCAAGAACTTGTGCCTCATTGTTCGTTTGATTAGCAGTTACATTGGGGACCAATTAGGATGTGATATTGGTTTGAATCGTTTTTTCTTggcattttgttttacatcatCGCGATCAGACCAAAGGGAATCATTTATTCTAATCTAAACTTGAGTAGCAGAATTGTGTTCAATATGAAATCACTTTAAAGGGATCCACTCTAAAATGTGTTGATACGTGTGGCTGATGAGGGAACTATGCTGTTCAGTAGAAGTGTGTTGTCACTGCAGTGCCGACCCGTGTGACAATCGttgattttatttcctttttatgtcTTTGTTGCACCACTGAGTGTCATTTTGTTAACCattaaaccaaaaatgtgtCTGCGTGACTTGAATTGTCAGTTTTATAGAAAAGTGAAGCTCATAATAAGCAAAAGGTCGTATGGGGAGGCGGAACAGGAAGTTCTACTTCCTAGAACGTTGTGGCCTCAGTTGATCTGTCAGGActcttttaataaatacacaacTTGGATGTCACGAGAACACAGACGCAGACCAACGTTCCAGATGTGTGACAAATAGtttttctcagttgctttgGTACATTTCTTAGAAGTGAAATTCTCAAGTCCGTGTTCAATCTTGACATCATTGTGTCACTTGTGCACATCAaacaaacaattgtgttttcctACATTATCAAGTGCTTATGTCATGTTGATCAAAGTTAATTTTAATGGCTCTCAGTTGAAAAGTCTCACCGCCCACAACATTTAGGCATTAGTTCATCACATAAGTCTTTACATGCAAAATGGTTGAACAAGGTGACATATGTCAAACATATTTCTGTACATTTTCATTATACACCCATGTCATCCCTGAACAAGAGGGGGAGATTGGGggggataataataataagataatAAAGTACGTGATAGTTTGGGACAACGTCAGCTCCAACATCATCAGGCAATGGTTTGCGACCTGAAACAGGATGCCGTTTATTTTCTTTGGGCTGTGCAGAGctctcttttcctttgtgtATTGCAATGACACGTCTGTTGAGTTGGAGGGGGATGGGATCTGTTCCCAATGGGCCTCTTGCAGGAAGCAATGCAACTAAGACTAGTTGCGACTAAGTGTCCATCCAATTCAAGGAAACACAGAGAAATGCTTGAATatcataaacatttatttatttattagaatTGTGTAATTAAATTAGCACTGTCGCTCCGTTAATCCCACCACTTGTGTATTATGCATCTGTAGAAGCTGCATGATCTCACAGTGACGCCATAACGAACAGACTGGTAAACACCTTCCCCCAGCCTTTTCCTGGCGCGTAGCGGCcgtgttcgggggggggggggattacctGTTAGAACGATGGAAGGCTGGAAGGCACCGTGTGACGAGCACCATCATCCTTTGACAAACACAAGTGAGCAGATTGTTGCGAGCAAAGTGTCTTTTCCCCGGGGCTTGTGGCTTGACGGGCTGAAGCCGAACGGAGAAACTCGTTGATCAGAGACTGCTTCCCAAAAACTAGTGTCTGTTATTCataaagtgaaaagaaagaacGAGCAGAATCCACTATTAACATTTGGTTTAATACTGTAAGCATCCGTGggataaataaagaataaagagctGCGCGTCAGGGAGCGCTGGCGTTCATCTTCTCCTGGCAGCTGTCCCACAGGTGGAGCAGGCGGTTGTCCTTGTTGGCGCAGAAGTCGGTGAAGTCCCTGAGCAGGCGGTCGGCGAGCCTCTCGTCGCCCAGCGCGCCCGTCCTCCAGACCTTGGTCAGCATGGTGTTGTAGGCCCAGTAGTAGCCGACGCGCTCCTCTCCGCCGTACGGGCCCTGGCTGTTGGAGGTGGTGGAGTTTCTGCGTCTGCGCTGCTGCCCGCTCGAGTACTTTCTCTTGGAGTACGGCAGCTGCAGGAACACGGTgcctggtggaggagaggcagaCGGAGGCTGGTGGGCCTCCGGGaaaaagagtgtgtgtctgtgtgtgtgtgtgtgtcactgaccTGTCACGTGGATGTACTGGGGCTTGTTCTCGGAGGGGAAATTAAAAGCTGAAGCTGAGAACTTGTCGTGAACAAAGCCGAATCTGGtagaaacacatttacacatgtttgcAAATTGGAAATCCAGATTGAAGAATTCCGTTGAACATTCAATTCCTCAGCACAAATACAAGTAAATTAGATTTGACAGAGAATATATGATCACTCAAGTGTTTGAAGTGTTCAAAAGATAGAATGTTGTTGGTTAGAGGGCACTACATCTCATTGTGAAGCCCGCTATGAGACGGTTAATAGTATGACTACAGTATGTTGTTAATAGTATGACTACAGTATGTTGCTAATAGTATGACTACAGTATGTTGTTAATAGTATGACTACAGTATGTTGCTAATAGTATGACTACAGTATGTTGCTGATAGTATGACTACAGTATGTTGCTAATAGTATGACTACAGTATGTTGCTGATAGTATGACTACAGTATGTTGCTAATAGTATGACTACAGTATGTTGCTGATAGTATGACTACAGTATGTTGCTAATAGTATGACTACAGTATGTTGCTGATAGTATGACTACAGTATGTTGCTAGAGAGCAGGTCTTTGTGGATACAGACTGCAGGTGATGATTGACAGGGTTCATACCTTACGGCTTTATAGGGGAAAATACTGCATAGTGGGCCTTTAAACTGTTTGAACACAACTCGTTACAATGGGATTATAATGCCACGCCTGTGTAAGTGGCACCtcactaagccccgcccccggctGCTCCCGTCGGGCTGTCAGAAGACGCAGCACTTTATGAACATACACATGTCCTTGCAAACTATGTTTAACCACGACGCCCTCAGTAGGATTCTGAGACCCCTGACGAGTCACAGCCGCCGGACGATgctgcgctctgattggccaCTCTGCTCTCGAGGGGTGGGGCTCAGGACCA is drawn from Gasterosteus aculeatus chromosome 3, fGasAcu3.hap1.1, whole genome shotgun sequence and contains these coding sequences:
- the LOC120816076 gene encoding major facilitator superfamily domain-containing protein 12, translating into MSDPERSLSVPRTLSYAVGHVLNDLCASMWFTYLLVFYHSVLGFQNTNAGVLLLVGQIADGVCTPLIGYESDRTPGCGNYGKRKTWHLVGTLSVLLSFAFIFNQCLGCGAGTPQWASLTYFIPFILVFQFGWAATQISHLSLIPELVTCEHAKVELTAYRYAFTVIANITVYAVAYLLFHFQAGHGGDDDDPLSAALGPQDVHIFRNLALIVLAIGALFSLLFHLGITERRPAADGDAGGQEEEGRRRRMNEEKEEKGEGEQQHQQHQQQQQQQQQQQQEGEDREPRLSLSRPSSSLLQWRCWLQQPSFYQVALLYMCTRLIVNLSQTYISMYLLNTLELPKRFIATIPLVMYVSGFLSSFIMKPVSKLIGKCLTYFVGLLLIMAFSYWVLLDEDMGKRVFGAAVLLGAGSATILVISLAMTAELIGAQTQSGAFVYGAMSFTDKVANGGAVMIIQALHPCHTVVCCPDCVWFYHYIMVIVTGGVAAVAALALCSILIWPIRIRPRHLPLISEDHPTLN